The Legionella sp. PATHC032 genome has a window encoding:
- the sufB gene encoding Fe-S cluster assembly protein SufB: protein MAKSSEQLNSLLDREYQHGFITDIEVETFPPGLDEDVIRRLSAIKGEPEFLLEWRLKAFQHWLTMPHPEWSSVHYPPIDYQSISYYSAPKSKKDAPKSLDEVDPELLKTYEKLGIPLREQEMLAGVAVDAVFDSVSVATTFKAKLAEKGVIFCPLSEAVHQYPDLVKKYLGSVVPYRDNFYAALNSAVFSDGSFVYVPKGVRCPMELSTYFRINAASTGQFERTLIIADVDSYVSYLEGCTAPMRDENQLHAAVVELIALDGAQIKYSTVQNWYPGDKEGKGGIYNFVTKRGACRGKKSKISWTQIETGSAITWKYPSVILQGDDSVGEFYSVALTNNFQQADTGTKMIHLGKNTRSTIISKGISAGRAHNAYRGLVRIAPTATNARNYTQCDSMLMGSQCSAHTFPYIEVKNPTAQVEHEATTSKISEEQLFYCQQRGIDTEDAVSMIVNGFCKQVLKELPMEFAVEATKLLGISLEGAVG from the coding sequence GTGGCTAAAAGCAGTGAGCAACTAAATTCTCTGCTCGATAGAGAATATCAACATGGTTTTATAACCGACATAGAAGTTGAAACTTTTCCTCCTGGATTGGATGAGGATGTCATTCGTCGTTTGTCTGCAATAAAAGGTGAACCTGAGTTTTTGCTCGAGTGGCGGTTGAAAGCATTTCAGCACTGGCTCACTATGCCTCATCCTGAATGGTCAAGTGTGCACTATCCTCCAATTGATTATCAATCAATTTCCTATTATTCCGCACCTAAAAGTAAAAAAGATGCACCCAAAAGTCTGGATGAAGTTGATCCTGAATTGTTAAAAACCTATGAGAAACTAGGTATCCCTTTAAGGGAACAGGAAATGCTGGCAGGTGTTGCTGTTGATGCGGTGTTTGATAGTGTTTCAGTTGCGACTACTTTTAAAGCGAAATTAGCTGAAAAAGGAGTAATTTTTTGCCCATTATCTGAAGCAGTACATCAATATCCGGATTTGGTTAAGAAATATCTAGGCTCAGTTGTTCCTTACAGGGATAATTTTTATGCGGCTTTGAACTCTGCTGTGTTTAGTGATGGATCATTTGTTTATGTCCCTAAAGGTGTCCGATGTCCCATGGAGCTATCGACCTATTTCAGGATCAATGCCGCTTCTACCGGGCAATTTGAGAGAACACTGATTATTGCTGATGTTGACAGTTATGTGTCCTACCTGGAAGGATGTACCGCTCCGATGCGAGATGAAAATCAATTGCATGCCGCAGTCGTTGAATTAATTGCGTTAGATGGGGCTCAAATAAAATATTCAACGGTACAAAACTGGTATCCTGGTGATAAAGAAGGTAAAGGGGGGATATACAATTTTGTGACCAAGCGAGGGGCTTGTCGAGGTAAGAAATCCAAAATTTCCTGGACACAAATTGAAACAGGTTCGGCCATTACCTGGAAATACCCCAGTGTGATTTTGCAAGGTGATGATTCTGTTGGCGAGTTTTATTCTGTTGCCTTAACCAATAATTTTCAGCAAGCCGACACAGGTACGAAAATGATTCATTTAGGGAAAAATACGCGCTCAACAATTATTTCGAAAGGGATCAGTGCCGGGCGTGCGCATAATGCTTATCGAGGATTGGTACGCATCGCACCAACAGCCACTAATGCGCGTAATTATACCCAATGCGACTCCATGTTAATGGGTAGTCAATGTTCAGCGCATACTTTTCCTTATATAGAAGTCAAAAATCCAACGGCACAAGTAGAGCATGAGGCCACTACTTCAAAAATTAGTGAAGAGCAATTGTTTTATTGCCAGCAACGCGGTATCGATACAGAAGATGCGGTTTCTATGATCGTGAATGGATTTTGTAAGCAAGTTTTAAAAGAATTACCTATGGAATTTGCGGTGGAAGCCACTAAATTATTAGGTATAAGCTTAGAAGGGGCAGTCGGTTAA